One Canis lupus dingo isolate Sandy chromosome 3, ASM325472v2, whole genome shotgun sequence DNA window includes the following coding sequences:
- the LOC125754814 gene encoding collagen alpha-1(I) chain-like — protein sequence MLLGKVEVEGMVEVEVEVTGSVIWCTCAELPAGARPALALLMPRAGVQSHPCTPAPLHPLGPSQSRQAASVCHLDPPYDSLERDYPCTVLKAVFKQTLALRLRAGPAAGSPERVSARVTPVSARELQLQLQPTWRRLAAAAEPGAPGAFSLCVGRASGGRPEAPAPLGAALPPPPLRPCTRFGRVCGRLTYVCKRDAKFGLTPRSAPYGSSPPSDPQPLLAPFFFPALRGPFFGGTPGWGRSAGSKRPGAKRSGPFPERAARAGARPRSAARPGRSGAPPPTRGAGSALRGRAASRDPQAPGSRRGPAAGPGGGALHPEPRRGGGSLGARGGGGSGVRRARVAVRGRPQPPARRVPGPLGRAGPPHACGGPVAGSPGRVAPPPPARGPGGWGLALAVHPSAVGRGPGARTPSRGRARGRGRRRWRRGGGGHKDGKGPGGRGRRPWGSGVRPREALRAARTALPWHLRGPAGLAGAQRAGEQTLGCDTAGAALPAAWRTGLRGRGRGLRGGAAPRRPPTPCRAAGRCSLGVRGAPGPPHRPAELLNSGAGELEGKADRGSRGDGDGDGAGPSGPRCGSPRHLCLRSAPSLHLAPRGDIKFLHPAGASRQAFPAQALSGPPRPHPHPHPGLPGGPGLGARDKRPRGTARAPTAPGPPPPPPPPPAACAAGRGRGRPGPPRPAGGPGARWRPARRLRGPARSRGPREEQKKRDYLERRLIAVWGEKKSPQRSAEGLGVAGAGHRRLGAREGCGGAGRRGRTRVAAEPGPSAAPSAVRGPERSRLSLPPARSSSPERLGAARLQVQMRVVTPIIIISLYRQHRGGDSEPGLGKQAEGGKDRRPPPRHPHPPASLPLEKYQWARGQQRSPPPPRPGPRAASPRARNPPPPPPGPRARGWGTRAPRASGPAGGRRLSPLSPSRERTKLRKIGEELAYSAFTRPRDLAVPSEPSVRLAPPANLSQTLSEPDPSKPWRGRAGTAFPGSCPKRSPASERDPQRAPGEGSDGKLPSRSPCRRPQIPRLGHSESTMGPRDEKFHESTMDGAKSHHSIISVSGEVGSRTGNKEVLHRRMIGELRYRCQNKVQKEHAGILF from the exons GTTACGGGCTCAGTCATTTGGTGCACGTGTGCGGAGCTCCCTGCGGGGGCCAGACCCGCGCTGGCGCTGCTGATGCCCCGGGCCGGGGTGCAgtcccacccctgcacccctgcacccctgcaccccttgGGCCCCTCTCAGTCCCGTCAAGCGGCAAGCGTCTGCCATCTAGACCCCCCTTATGACAGTCTGGAACGGGACTACCCCTGTACGGTCCTAAAAGCAGTCTTTAAACAGAC GCTGGCGCTGCGCCTCCGGGCTGGGCCGGCCGCCGGCTCTCCGGAGCGCGTGTCAGCCCGAGTCACGCCCGTCTCGGCCCgggagctccagctccagctccagcccacGTGGCGgcggctggcggcggcggcggagcccGGGGCGCCCGGCGCGTTCTCACTCTGCGTCGGCCGAGCGAGCGGGGGTCGGCCCGAGGCCCCGGCCCCTCTAGGGGCTGctctccccccaccgcccctccgTCCCTGCACGCGCTTTGGCCGCGTCTGTGGTCGCTTAACATATGTCTGCAAACGGGACGCGAAATTCGGCCTCACACCTCGAAGCGCACCCTACGGGTCCTCGCCTCCTAGCGACCCTCAGCCCCTTCTcgctcctttcttctttcctg CTTTGCGCGGCCCTTTCTTTGGCGGGACCCCGGGGTGGGGCCGGAGCGCCGGGTCCAAGCGGCCGGGAGCAAAGCGCTCGGGGCCGTTTCCGGAGCGTGCAGCCCGCGCGGGGGCCCGTCCACGCAGCGCAGCGCGGCCCGGCCGGAGCGGGGCCCCCCCGCCGACTCGGGGAGCAGGCTCGGCACTGCGCGGACGCGCGGCCTCTAGGGACCCCCAGGCCCCGGGTTCACGGCGCGGACCCGCCGCAGGCCCGGGCGGGGGCGCCCTTCACCCTGAACCGCGGCGCGGGGGCGGCTCGCTGGGGGCCCGCGGCGGGGGAGGGTCCGGCGTCCGCCGAGCCCGCGTGGCCGTCAGGGGGCGCCCGCAGCCGCCCGCGCGCCGCGTTCCTGGACctctgggccgggccgggcctccGCACGCCTGCGGGGGGCCGGTCGCGGGGAGCCCCGGGCGGGTCGCtccgcccccgccggcccgcgGGCCCGGAGGCTGGGGGCTCGCACTGGCCGTGCATCCGTCCGCcgtggggagggggccgggggcgaGGACACCGAGCCGAGGCCgggcgcggggcagggggcggcgaAGAtggagacgggggggggggggacacaaagATGGGAAGGGGCCCGGAGGCCGAGGCCGGCGGCCGTGGGGCAGTGGCGTGCGCCCGCGGGAGGCTCTCCGCGCCGCGCGCACCGCCCTCCCGTGGCATCTCCGGGGACCGGCGGGGCTCGCAGGGGCGCAGCGGGCGGGAGAGCAGACCCTGGGCTGTGACACGGCGGGTGCCGCGCTCCCCGCTGCCTGGCGCACGGGCCTCCGCGGCCGGGGACGCGGACTGCGCGGCGGGGCGGCCCCGCGGCGGCCACCCACCCCGTGCCGGGCGGCGGGGCGCTGCAGCCTGGGCGTCCGCGGGGCTCCCGGGCCGCCGCACCGGCCGGCCGAGTTGCTCAACTCGGGGGCGGGGGAGCTGGAGGGGAAGGCGGACCGCGGGAGCCGGGGCGACGGCGACGGCGACGGCGCCGGCCCGAGCGGCCCCAGATGCGGGTCCCCGCGCCACCTTTGTCTGCGGAGCGCCCCGAGCCTCCACCTCGCTCCGCGGGGTGACATTAAATTCTTGCACCCCGCCGGGGCTTCCAGGCAAGCTTTTCCCGCCCAGGCGCTCTCCGGGCCGCCgcggccccacccccacccccaccccggcctccccggcGGCCCCGGGCTCGGCGCGCGGGACAAAAGACCCCGGGGGACCGCGCGGGCCCCGAcagcccccgggccgcccccgcccccgcccccgccccccgcagcctgTGCGGCCGGACGCGGTCGCGGTCGCCCAGGTCCCCCCAGACCTGCCGGGGGCCCGGGAGCCAGGTGGCGGCCGGCGCGGCGGCTTCGGGGACCGGCCCGCTCGCGGGGCCCCCGA gaggaacaAAAGAAACGTGATTACCTTGAAAGGCGGCTTATTGCAGTTTGGGGCGAAAAAAAATCACCGCAGCGCAGCGCGGAAGGGCTCGGTGTGGCCGGGGCGGGTCACCGGCGTCTGGGCGCCCGGGAGGGGTGCGGAGGtgcggggcggcgcgggcggaCGCGGGTGGCCGCAGAGCCGGGTCCCAGCGCGGCTCCCAGCGCGGTCCGCGGCCCCGAGCGCTCGCGGCTGTCGCTCCCGCCCGCCCGGAGTTCTTCCCCAGAAAGGCTCGGGGCAGCTCGCCTGCAAGTTCAAATGCGGGTTGTGACACCCATCATCATTATATCACTGTACCGTCAGCACCGAGGAGGAGACtcg GAGCCCGGGCTTGGAAAGCAGGCGGAGGGCGGAAAGGACCGCCGGCCCCCTCCgcggcacccccaccccccggcgtCCCTGCCCCTCGAGAAGTACCAATGGGCTCGGGGACAGCagcgctcccccccccccccgcgccccggcccccgaGCAGCATCGCCGCGCGCCCGGaacccgccccccccgcccccggggccgcgcGCTCGGGGCTGGGGGACACGAGCCCCCCGCGCTTCGGGGCCGGCCGGCGGCAGACGGCTGAGCCCCCTCAGTCCCTCCCGGGAGCGGACGAAACTCCGTAAAATCGGCGAAGAACTTGCTTACAGCGCGTTTACGCGGCCCCGGGACCTGGCTGTCCCATCAGAGCCAAGTGTCAGGCTTGCGCCTCCTGCCAACCTGAGCCAGACGCTGAGCGAACCAGACCCTTCCAAGCCCTGGAGAGGACGTGCAGGAACCGCCTTCCCCGGGAGCTGCCCGAAGCGGAGCCCGGCGTCGGAGCGCGATCCACAAAGAGCCCCTGGTGAAGGCTCGGACGGGAAGCTCCCCAGCCGGAGCCCCTGCCGGCGTCCACAGATCCCCCGACTCGGCCACTCA GAGAGCACGATGGGACCCAGAGATGAGAAATTTCATGAAAGCACCATGGATGGTGCAAAAAGCCACCACAGCATCATTAGTGTCTCTGGTGAGGTGGGAAGCAGGACTGGAAACAAGGAAGTTCTACATAGAAGAATGATTGGAGAACTCCGGTATCGGTGTCAGAATAAGGTGCAGAAGGAACATGCGGGCATTCTCTTTtag